One Streptomyces sp. CNQ-509 DNA window includes the following coding sequences:
- a CDS encoding asparagine synthase-related protein: protein MRWLVGWSSAAAAPSFLDGAQSADDYDLHPVGAQLVWGGADPLWAVGDWRPDEIRVVDVAPLIRLAIFGTCGASDDQLRVGLLSARGGAVRHLTAWSGGYTAVAQVGRRTTVLGDLAGARPVFHAAWDGGTAYATAALPLADLIEAELDVSHLAAQLACPDVPEALGDGTPYAGVRRVPPGHALILREGAKEITGYEPRASLAVAAPSLDTEPAVAGVRDALVESVRARLAAPRHAPEPGYGGLDPGPVPGMGPADRRASRGPAPGIGADLSGGIASGTLALLAAGLPGVPGTPPGLGPGQGERLVAVTFNDLTARADEGELERARTIAANPRLHHVVVAAGEAALPYADLESMPLTDEPGPSLVAAARHRRRLTAGSADHLVGVGAREVLDAHPARLADLLLDRRRRSLFRPVTALARAEGSVLAPLTVYRAARRLARTTYWEGISEGADALLDDPAGGLGGAPGRSRGALDASLAALSWCRPGPAARWLTGEALAEVSVRLRGSAGTANGDGTGRPGERRAAAALAQLGADYRVFEQAAEVRFQRLHAPFLDNQVVRACRALPEALRVQPGARAAVLGAVLDGAGIRGLPPGWGATTGPAAAAASAERIGLRRASTELADLFHRPLLADAGLVEGRVVRKALRAAADGEPLPLGGLAELVSTELWLQRLLMRRGSCWTGDAAPRQRAVAGGVPPRLPL from the coding sequence ATGCGGTGGTTGGTGGGGTGGAGCAGTGCCGCCGCCGCGCCCTCGTTCCTCGACGGTGCGCAGTCCGCCGACGACTATGACCTCCACCCCGTCGGCGCCCAGCTCGTCTGGGGCGGCGCCGATCCGCTGTGGGCGGTCGGCGACTGGCGGCCGGACGAGATCCGCGTCGTCGACGTCGCGCCGCTGATCCGGCTCGCGATCTTCGGCACCTGCGGCGCGAGCGACGACCAGTTGCGCGTGGGCCTGCTGTCCGCCCGCGGCGGTGCCGTACGGCACCTGACCGCCTGGTCCGGCGGGTACACCGCCGTCGCACAGGTCGGCCGCCGCACCACCGTCCTCGGCGACCTCGCCGGCGCGCGCCCCGTCTTCCACGCCGCCTGGGACGGCGGCACGGCGTACGCGACCGCCGCGCTGCCGCTCGCCGACCTGATCGAGGCCGAGCTGGACGTCAGCCACCTCGCCGCCCAACTCGCCTGCCCCGACGTGCCGGAGGCGCTCGGCGACGGCACGCCGTACGCCGGCGTGCGCCGCGTGCCTCCCGGCCACGCGCTCATCCTCCGCGAGGGCGCCAAGGAGATCACCGGCTACGAGCCGCGCGCCTCCCTCGCCGTCGCCGCCCCCTCCCTGGACACCGAACCGGCGGTGGCGGGCGTGCGCGACGCGCTGGTGGAGTCCGTACGCGCCCGGCTGGCCGCCCCGCGCCACGCGCCGGAACCCGGCTACGGCGGCCTCGACCCCGGCCCCGTACCCGGCATGGGCCCGGCCGACCGGCGCGCCTCCCGCGGCCCCGCGCCCGGCATCGGCGCCGACCTGTCCGGCGGCATCGCCTCCGGCACCCTCGCGCTGCTGGCCGCCGGGCTGCCCGGCGTGCCCGGCACGCCGCCGGGGCTGGGGCCCGGGCAGGGCGAGCGGCTGGTGGCCGTGACGTTCAACGACCTGACCGCGCGCGCCGACGAGGGCGAGCTGGAGCGGGCCCGCACCATCGCCGCCAACCCGCGGCTGCACCACGTGGTGGTGGCCGCCGGCGAGGCGGCGCTGCCGTACGCGGACCTGGAGAGCATGCCGCTCACCGACGAGCCGGGGCCCTCCCTGGTCGCCGCCGCCCGGCACCGGCGCCGGCTCACCGCGGGCAGCGCCGACCACCTCGTGGGCGTCGGCGCCCGGGAGGTCCTCGACGCGCACCCGGCCCGGCTCGCGGACCTGCTGCTGGACCGCAGGCGGCGCTCGCTGTTCCGGCCCGTGACGGCGCTGGCGCGCGCGGAGGGCTCGGTGCTGGCGCCGCTGACCGTCTACCGCGCGGCCCGCCGGCTGGCCCGTACGACGTACTGGGAGGGCATCTCCGAAGGCGCCGACGCGCTCCTCGACGACCCCGCGGGCGGGCTCGGCGGGGCGCCCGGGCGCAGCAGGGGCGCGCTCGACGCGTCGCTGGCCGCGCTGAGCTGGTGCCGCCCGGGGCCCGCGGCGCGGTGGCTGACGGGCGAGGCGCTGGCCGAGGTGTCGGTACGCCTCCGCGGCTCCGCGGGCACGGCGAACGGCGACGGCACCGGCCGCCCCGGCGAGCGCCGCGCCGCCGCGGCGCTGGCGCAACTGGGCGCCGACTACCGCGTCTTCGAACAGGCCGCGGAGGTGAGGTTCCAGCGGCTGCACGCTCCCTTCCTCGACAACCAGGTCGTACGGGCCTGCCGCGCCCTGCCCGAGGCGCTGCGCGTGCAGCCGGGCGCGCGGGCGGCGGTGCTGGGCGCCGTGCTCGACGGCGCGGGCATCCGCGGGCTGCCGCCGGGCTGGGGCGCGACGACCGGCCCCGCCGCGGCCGCCGCGTCGGCGGAGCGCATCGGGCTGCGCCGCGCCTCGACGGAGCTGGCCGACCTCTTCCACCGGCCGCTGCTGGCGGACGCGGGGCTCGTGGAGGGCCGGGTCGTACGCAAGGCACTGCGCGCGGCGGCGGACGGCGAGCCGCTGCCGCTGGGCGGTCTCGCGGAGCTGGTCTCGACGGAGCTGTGGCTCCAGCGGCTGCTGATGCGGCGCGGGTCCTGCTGGACGGGCGATGCGGCGCCGCGGCAGCGCGCGGTGGCGGGCGGGGTGCCGCCGCGGCTGCCGCTGTAG